In bacterium, a genomic segment contains:
- a CDS encoding ADP-ribosylglycohydrolase family protein produces MATSSTGPTRSQYVGCLIGECLGDALGRPVEGYDADACQQYIREALRRWVDGELPDLIDWSGQYTDDSQLARELRESLVTQRGWNPVDYADRIARMFREDRVVGRGIACDNAARRLNRGIAWDQAGDPAPSAGNGTIMRAAPIGLYYLRNRRELTTVAKEQGWITHHDPRCAAGSVGMALAVALILDDGAVDRPIDFLGRLAAAMEPYHAEFARLIEELWMWLDRPEAQARAHICGAGKAQGFEDGWPGISPFVIPSLLWSLYAFLRHPDSYVDAISAAIAVGGDVDTTAAMTGALSGTHLGIEGVPRALAMRVNDFGQWGYRELETLAEAAFVHAMADSPGRNG; encoded by the coding sequence TTGGCAACGTCCTCCACAGGTCCGACTCGCAGCCAGTATGTCGGTTGCCTGATCGGTGAATGCCTGGGCGATGCGCTCGGCCGCCCGGTCGAGGGCTATGACGCAGATGCCTGCCAGCAGTACATCCGTGAGGCGTTGCGGCGGTGGGTTGACGGCGAGTTGCCCGATCTCATCGATTGGTCGGGGCAGTACACCGACGATTCGCAACTGGCGCGAGAACTGCGGGAGAGTCTGGTCACACAGCGCGGCTGGAACCCGGTCGATTATGCCGATCGGATCGCGCGGATGTTCCGCGAAGACCGAGTGGTCGGCCGGGGAATTGCCTGCGACAATGCCGCGCGGCGTTTAAATCGAGGCATTGCATGGGACCAGGCGGGTGATCCGGCTCCGTCGGCGGGAAATGGCACCATCATGCGCGCCGCACCAATCGGTCTGTACTACCTCCGGAACAGACGGGAACTGACCACAGTCGCGAAAGAGCAGGGCTGGATTACGCATCATGACCCGCGTTGCGCGGCCGGATCGGTCGGCATGGCCCTCGCGGTGGCGCTCATCCTGGATGACGGCGCCGTGGATCGACCGATTGACTTCCTCGGTCGTCTGGCGGCGGCGATGGAACCATATCATGCGGAGTTTGCCCGGCTGATCGAAGAACTTTGGATGTGGTTGGACCGTCCTGAGGCGCAGGCGCGAGCGCACATCTGCGGCGCCGGCAAGGCCCAGGGGTTCGAAGACGGATGGCCGGGAATCTCGCCTTTTGTGATCCCCAGTCTGCTCTGGAGTCTGTATGCTTTTCTGCGCCACCCTGACAGTTACGTCGATGCGATCAGCGCTGCGATTGCGGTCGGCGGCGATGTGGACACGACGGCGGCGATGACCGGCGCATTGAGTGGCACCCATCTGGGGATCGAGGGAGTACCGCGGGCTTTGGCGATGCGCGTCAACGACTTCGGACAATGGGGGTACCGGGAACTGGAGACACTGGCCGAGGCCGCATTCGTTCATGCGATGGCGGATTCACCCGGTCGCAATGGCTGA
- a CDS encoding zinc ribbon domain-containing protein, whose protein sequence is MPIYVYQCQSCHHTFEELVFSDNQAASLSCPQCQATVLIRKQAAFATTSGGHDAAPACGSGGCCGCSFDN, encoded by the coding sequence ATGCCCATCTATGTCTATCAATGCCAGTCCTGCCATCACACGTTTGAAGAACTGGTTTTCTCGGACAATCAAGCGGCCTCGCTGTCCTGTCCGCAGTGCCAGGCGACGGTCCTGATTCGCAAGCAGGCGGCCTTCGCCACAACCTCGGGCGGCCACGATGCGGCGCCCGCCTGCGGCAGCGGCGGCTGTTGCGGCTGCAGCTTCGACAACTGA
- a CDS encoding hemolysin family protein, producing the protein VDATVQDVRRKIVESGHSRLPVYDGTLDTIVGILYVKDLFCAEAEGDIQLSALARRAFVVPETKRVDALLEEFKRLKTHIAIVVDEFGGTAGLVTLEDILEEIVGEIEDEHDGQRRPIERESDDVILADGVVSLFDIAEELGIEAPDEEFETIGGLIYDRVGGVPRVGQSIEEHGWKITIEKMDGQRIRRVRIARLPQSPSMS; encoded by the coding sequence GGTGGACGCCACTGTGCAGGATGTGCGCCGAAAGATCGTCGAGTCCGGCCATTCCCGCCTGCCGGTGTACGATGGGACGCTCGACACCATCGTCGGCATCCTCTACGTGAAAGACCTTTTCTGCGCCGAGGCCGAAGGCGACATCCAACTGTCGGCGCTGGCGCGCCGCGCGTTTGTCGTGCCCGAGACCAAGCGCGTCGATGCGCTCCTGGAAGAATTCAAGCGGCTCAAGACGCATATTGCCATCGTGGTCGACGAGTTCGGCGGCACCGCGGGGCTGGTCACGCTGGAAGACATCCTCGAGGAGATCGTGGGCGAGATCGAGGATGAACACGATGGCCAAAGGCGGCCCATCGAGCGCGAAAGCGACGATGTCATCCTCGCCGACGGCGTGGTCTCGTTGTTCGACATCGCCGAGGAGCTGGGCATCGAGGCCCCCGATGAGGAATTCGAGACCATCGGCGGCCTCATTTACGACCGTGTCGGCGGCGTCCCGCGGGTCGGGCAGTCGATCGAAGAGCACGGCTGGAAGATCACGATCGAGAAGATGGACGGCCAGCGCATCCGTCGGGTTCGTATCGCCCGTTTGCCGCAGTCCCCTTCCATGTCCTGA
- a CDS encoding SprT family zinc-dependent metalloprotease, translated as MSQLDLLTGSMAALPDEAELQRRFDWFNETLFKSRLPAASIRWSTRMRIAGTCQRHRLLITLSRPYHERFPQDVDDTLKHEMIHLRYAGHGPAFRREAQRVGASVHCREYDGIHPKARLVYACPSCWREYRRMKPAELYCGRCSRGRLLPQFRLILKREIEPERAHRARPMSGTQRRHPRTEPVSRRRQATAAAAPGLFGSIDQQ; from the coding sequence ATGAGCCAACTGGATCTGCTGACCGGGAGCATGGCGGCTCTGCCGGATGAGGCGGAGCTGCAACGCCGCTTTGACTGGTTCAACGAGACGCTGTTCAAGTCGCGCCTGCCGGCGGCGTCCATCCGCTGGTCGACACGGATGCGGATTGCCGGCACCTGCCAGCGGCACCGGCTGTTGATCACGCTGTCGCGCCCCTATCACGAGCGCTTCCCGCAGGATGTCGACGACACCCTCAAGCACGAGATGATTCACCTGCGCTATGCGGGACACGGCCCGGCGTTCCGTCGCGAAGCTCAGCGGGTGGGCGCAAGCGTGCACTGTCGCGAATACGATGGCATCCATCCGAAGGCGCGGTTGGTGTACGCCTGCCCGAGTTGTTGGCGCGAGTACCGTCGGATGAAGCCGGCGGAACTCTACTGTGGACGGTGTTCGCGCGGGCGGCTTTTGCCGCAATTCCGGCTGATACTCAAGCGGGAAATCGAACCCGAGCGCGCGCATCGGGCTCGTCCCATGTCAGGCACGCAACGCCGCCATCCGCGTACGGAGCCGGTTTCCCGCCGTCGCCAGGCGACCGCGGCCGCCGCGCCGGGACTGTTCGGATCGATCGATCAACAGTGA